The Lineus longissimus chromosome 2, tnLinLong1.2, whole genome shotgun sequence genome window below encodes:
- the LOC135501528 gene encoding fatty-acid amide hydrolase 1-like produces the protein MNYVITYGTKAFNKLQSDVKKGDPLSCLVAATIGVGVVAKVSLNVYQWYRLRTLRRDHSLQSIVSKKKLREKLSEENPDSAWNEIVSLSSDELAVKLQKKELKALDVLRAYQTKALDIDGEINCVIEPIWEAEALALECDVAAKKGPLHGLPVSIKENYPIKGYTVSLGLSTNLDTLCLDDCVLVKVLKKQGAIPFVRTNVPQSLLSFQCSNPIYGMTVHPHDRSRSPGGSSGGEGALIASGGSIIGMGSDIGGSIRIPSHMCGICGLKTTNGRLSSRGQHPSGSSRPSIAAGYGPMARDVNGLVVVMQALLCPYLFQLDPKVPAIPFRNDIFESKQSLRIGYYVNDGFLQAAPACERAVEVAKGVLERLGHTLVPWCPPNVEHGITYCYKNAVTGDGGASLIKPLKYDKIDEAIAPIYFLLCIPLGIRRIMNFCLRPFSKALSNLFSIGLDLSTISEYWQFHQKVQQYREDVISHWQNNRLDAVICPGFSTPALPKDKRTVVTIVNYTALYNILDFTAGSLPVTRVTAEDDDKLNDYPCRDAIHKLVKKLSANSESLPVNVQCVTLPWQEELCLRVMMEIETALKGDAPSSPV, from the coding sequence ATGAACTATGTAATAACGTACGGGACTAAAGCTTTTAACAAGCTACAATCTGATGTAAAGAAAGGTGATCCTCTGAGCTGTCTTGTTGCTGCTACTATTGGTGTGGGAGTTGTGGCCAAGGTATCACTAAATGTGTATCAGTGGTACAGGTTGCGAACACTGAGAAGAGACCACAGCTTGCAGAGCATTGTATCAAAGAAGAAGCTTCGTGAAAAGTTATCGGAAGAAAATCCGGACTCCGCATGGAATGAGATAGTTTCCTTGTCAAGTGATGAATTGGCTGTGAAACTTCAGAAGAAAGAGTTGAAAGCTTTGGATGTTCTGCGGGCCTACCAAACAAAGGCCCTGGACATTGATGGAGAAATCAATTGCGTTATTGAGCCCATCTGGGAAGCTGAGGCATTGGCTTTAGAATGTGACGTGGCTGCCAAGAAAGGGCCATTGCATGGACTGCCCGTTAGCATAAAAGAGAATTATCCAATCAAAGGCTACACTGTTAGTCTTGGTTTATCAACTAATTTGGATACGCTGTGTTTAGATGATTGTGTTCTGGTAAAGGTACTGAAGAAGCAAGGTGCCATACCATTTGTCAGAACCAATGTGCCGCAAAGCTTGCTCAGTTTCCAATGTAGCAATCCGATCTATGGAATGACTGTTCATCCACATGACCGTAGCCGTTCTCCTGGAGGATCTTCAGGTGGGGAAGGAGCCCTTATTGCTAGTGGGGGATCCATCATTGGCATGGGATCTGATATAGGAGGGAGCATACGCATTCCATCACACATGTGTGGAATCTGTGGCCTTAAAACGACCAACGGCCGATTGAGCTCAAGAGGACAGCATCCATCGGGTTCTTCACGCCCGTCTATTGCTGCTGGCTATGGACCAATGGCTCGAGATGTGAATGGACTTGTTGTAGTCATGCAGGCATTGCTTTGTCCTTATCTATTCCAGCTTGATCCTAAAGTCCCTGCTATTCCATTTCGCAATGATATTTTCGAAAGCAAACAAAGTCTTAGAATTGGGTACTATGTAAATGATGGGTTTCTTCAGGCTGCACCAGCATGTGAGCGGGCTGTTGAAGTGGCAAAAGGTGTCTTGGAACGTCTTGGTCACACACTTGTCCCATGGTGTCCTCCAAATGTTGAGCATGGTATCACATACTGCTATAAGAATGCCGTTACTGGTGATGGCGGTGCTAGCCTGATAAAACCTCTCAAGTATGATAAAATTGATGAAGCAATAGCACCCATTTATTTCTTATTGTGCATTCCATTAGGAATCAGAAGAATAATGAACTTCTGCTTGCGCCCTTTTTCTAAGGCTTTGAGTAACTTGTTCAGCATTGGGTTAGACTTGTCAACCATTTCTGAATACTGGCAATTCCATCAAAAGGTGCAGCAGTATCGTGAAGATGTCATCAGCCATTGGCAGAATAATCGCTTAGATGCAGTCATCTGTCCCGGGTTCTCTACCCCTGCCTTACCCAAGGACAAGAGGACTGTTGTAACTATAGTGAATTATACGGCCCTCTATAatatcctcgatttcactgctgGTTCATTGCCTGTAACAAGAGTTACTGCTGAGGATGATGACAAATTAAATGATTATCCATGTAGAGATGCGATTCACAAACTTGTCAAAAAACTATCGGCCAATTCAGAAAGTCTACCTGTGAATGTGCAGTGTGTAACTCTGCCATGGCAGGAGGAGCTTTGTCTGCGTGTTATGATGGAAATTGAGACAGCACTCAAGGGAGATGCTCCTTCTTCTCCAGTTTAA
- the LOC135501550 gene encoding beta-hexosaminidase subunit beta-like: MADGRKFLILQILVQILLLLHSAVAHLSGENENKSSIRYGITPTVGMPWPAPKSMAISKTAFLLEAENFQFRTTGQDCDIILEEAYRRYYGDIFYIHNDDRSTLRFASRTRRPGSPLAMGLIEELDVNVLKVCEKFPSLGMDESYHLQVQAPKSLLNANTVWGALRGLETFAQTIYQTLDGEFMVNGSTIDDAPRFSHRGLLIDTSRHFVPKSVLYRNLEAMSQNKMNVFHWHIVDDQSFPYESKTFPDLNRKGAFEPHFHVYTQEDVAEVIEYARLRGIRVVPEFDTPGHTESWGPGQPGLLTKCYSGGKPSGSFGPIDPSVNTSFAFMEKLLKEIFAVFPDKYVHLGGDEVSFTCWQSNPIISSFMKKMGFGTDYSKLEQYYMQHILNIIDGFKSDDQYIIWQEVIDNGCKVSPKTVVEVWKGGYQAELAKVTKMGLTTLLSSCWYLNYISYGSDWTKYYACDPQDFTGTDAQKALVIGGEACMWGEFVDGTNLVARTWPRASAVAERLWSPKSYTSTSAAAPRLEEQRCRMLRRGLVVEPVNGPGWCLHEVHGRRDVNEERKFRPIFPEFKRENL; this comes from the exons ATGGCAGACGGACGAAAATTTCTTATTTTGCAAATCCTGGTCCAaattttgctgctgctgcatTCCGCAGTGGCACATTTATCtggagaaaatgaaaataaatcaagCATAAGATATGGAATAACTCCTACAGTTGGTATGCCATGGCCTGCACCTAAGTCGATGGCAATCTCCAAAACTGCCTTTCTTCTGGAAGCAGAAAATTTCCAGTTCAGAACCACTGGCCAGGATTGTGATATCATTCTAGAGGAGGCCTATCGCCGTTACTATGGTGATATCTTTTACATCCATAATGATGATCGTTCAACCCTACGATTTGCGAGTAGGACAAGACGGCCCGGGTCGCCCCTTGCCATGGGTCTCATCGAGGAACTTGACGTAAATGTTTTGAAAGTGTGTGAAAAGTTTCCGTCGCTCGGCATGGATGAATCTT ATCATCTGCAAGTGCAGGCTCCAAAATCTTTGCTGAATGCAAATACAGTTTGGGGAGCCTTGAGAGGTTTGGAGACATTTGCTCAGACGATCTACCAGACATTGGATGGTGAG TTCATGGTCAATGGTTCGACCATCGATGATGCTCCAAGATTTTCTCATCGAGGATTGTTGATTGACACATCCAGGCACTTCGTTCCAAagtcagttttgtacagaaatctG GAGGCCATGTCACAAAACAAGATGAATGTCTTCCATTGGCACATTGTTGATGACCAGTCTTTCCCGTATGAAAGTAAAACATTCCCGGATCTGAACAGAAAG GGTGCCTTTGAGCCTCATTTCCATGTTTACACCCAAGAAGACGTTGCTGAAGTCATAGAATATGCAAGATTGAGGGGAATAAGGGTAGTACCAGAGTTTGACACACCAG GTCATACTGAATCATGGGGTCCAGGTCAACCAGGTTTACTTACTAAGTGCTACAGCGGTGGAAAGCCAAGTGGGAGCTTTGGACCCATTGATCCATCTGTCAACACAAGCTTTGCCTTCATGGAAAAATTGTTAAAGGAGATCTTTGCTGTGTTCCCTGATAAATATGTTCATCTTGGTGGGGACGAAGTGTCATTTACATGCTG GCAGAGTAATCCTATTATCAGCAGCTTTATGAAGAAGATGGGATTTGGCACTGACTACAGTAAACTGGAGCAATATTACATGCAGCA TATTTTGAATATAATTGATGGCTTCAAGTCTGATGATCAGTATATTATCTGGCAAGAAGTGATTGATAATGGATGCAAG GTTAGTCCAAAGACAGTTGTTGAAGTGTGGAAGGGAGGGTACCAAGCCGAACTTGCCAAAGTGACCAAAATGGGCCTGACCACGCTGCTATCGTCTTGCTGGTACCTGAACTATATATCCTATGGAAGTGACTGGACAAAGTATTATGCATGTGACCCTCAAGATTTCACAG GAACTGATGCACAGAAAGCGCTTGTGATTGGTGGTGAGGCCTGTATGTGGGGCGAGTTTGTGGATGGCACAAATCTGGTGGCTAGAACTTG GCCTCGTGCATCTGCAGTGGCTGAACGCCTTTGGAGTCCGAAGTCTTACACAAGCACTTCAGCGGCAGCTCCACGTCTTGAGGAACAACGTTGTCGCATGTTAAG ACGTGGTCTAGTTGTTGAACCTGTCAACGGTCCTGGTTGGTGCCTTCACGAAGTCCATGGAAGAAGGGACGTCAATGAGGAGCGAAAATTCAGGCCAATTTTCCCCGAGTTCAAGAGAGAAAACCTGTAA